A single window of Nicotiana sylvestris chromosome 5, ASM39365v2, whole genome shotgun sequence DNA harbors:
- the LOC104232110 gene encoding uncharacterized protein At5g03900, chloroplastic-like isoform X1 — MAAIYSTSFFIVKQLKIQSFNSETFKFITKTYGSLRYNKKTHGSLRKKLILSCSRRLVESDQLRWDVPKRAMDAIESLGRRVTVGDVASKAGLQLSEAQIALQALATDTNGFLEVSDEGDVLYVFPENSRTNLAAKSLRMKVEPLLEKAKMAAEYLVRVSFGTTLIASIVIVYTTIIAIALSRGDDDISFPDIGLNNKGRRATSYDSGLFWYWDPNNHRRQQIHEDGVRMNFFESVFSFVFGDGDPNQGIDEERWKLIGQHILSNGGVVIAEELAPFLDLMNPNYMDNESYILPVLLQFDGQPEVDKETSVGGKYRYLRLFQGVYQGNILYRFPSLQRTAARQWSGRKEYVGKIWPNWDGQVEKYLKEIKWKFSKASVSQAALVVGLGALNLLGVIILGTMLKSMTVSPSSLISSVSKLFPLLQIYAGSFFTIPFVRWFLVQKRNSAIEKRNRAREQYAQALVRPDFSLRWKLLSARDMAQRTFIGEDRIVYSTSKDLYEQDYDAQQWEQRFGELISFQ; from the exons ATGGCAGCCATTTATTCCACAAGCTTCTTCATTGTGAAACAATTAAAGATTCAATCTTTTAATTCTGAAACATTCAAATTTATCACTAAAACTTATGGGTCTTTAAGATATAACAAAAAAACTCATGGGTCTTTGAGGAAAAAGCTGATACTTAGTTGCAGTAGACGTTTAGTGGAGAGTGATCAGCTGCGGTGGGATGTACCGAAGAGAGCTATGGATGCAATTGAATCATTGGGAAGGAGGGTGACAGTTGGGGATGTTGCCAGCAAGGCTGGCCTTCAGTTGAGTGAAGCACAGATAGCTTTGCAAGCTTTGGCTACTGATACTAATGGCTTTTTGGAG GTGTCTGATGAAGGCGATGTCCTATATGTGTTTCCCGAGAATTCTCGAACAAATCTTGCTGCTAAATCACTTAGGATGAAAGTTGAGCCTTTGCTGGAGAAAGCAAAG ATGGCAGCAGAATATTTAGTCAGGGTTTCCTTTGGTACCACACTGATCGCTTCAATTGTTATTGTCTATACGACCATAATCGCCATTGCCTTAAGTAGAGG TGATGATGACATAAGCTTTCCTGACATTGGTTTAAACAATAAGGGAAGGCGAGCGACATCTTATGATAGTGGTCTGTTCTG GTATTGGGATCCAAACAATCATAGGCGACAACAAATTCACGAAGATGGTGTCAggatgaacttctttgaatct GTTTTCTCCTTTGTATTTGGTGATGGTGATCCAAATCAAGGTATTGATGAAGAGAGGTGGAAGTTG ATAGGACAACATATATTGTCAAATGGTGGTGTTGTCATTGCTGAAGAACTTGCCCCCTTTCTCGATCTAATGAATCCCAACTACATG GATAATGAATCATATATCCTTCCGGTGCTATTGCAGTTTGATGGTCAGCCAGAAGTAGATAAGGAG ACAAGTGTAGGGGGCAAATACAGATATTTGCGGTTATTTCAAGGGGTCTATCAG GGAAATATTCTGTATCGATTCCCATCACTCCAGCGTACAGCTGCTCGCCAATGGAGCGGAAGGAAGGAGTACGTAGGGAAAATATGGCCTAACTGGGATGGACAGGTTGAGAAATATCTGAAAGAAATAAAGTGGAAATTTAG TAAAGCTAGTGTATCACAAGCAGCATTGGTCGTTGGTTTGGGTGCGCTGAATTTACTTGGAGTTATCATTCTTGGTACCATGTTGAA GAGCATGACTGTTAGTCCAAGTAGCCTCATTTCGTCTGTGTCCAAGTTATTTCCATTACTTCAG ATTTATGCTGGCTCATTTTTCACCATTCCTTTTGTTCGCTGGTTTCTTGTTCAAAAGAGAAATTCTGCAATTGAAAAGAGAAATCGAGCTAGGGAACAATATGCCCAAGCACTTGTGCGTCCCGATTTCTCACTAAGATGGAAG
- the LOC104232110 gene encoding uncharacterized protein At5g03900, chloroplastic-like isoform X2 gives MAAIYSTSFFIVKQLKIQSFNSETFKFITKTYGSLRYNKKTHGSLRKKLILSCSRRLVESDQLRWDVPKRAMDAIESLGRRVTVGDVASKAGLQLSEAQIALQALATDTNGFLEVSDEGDVLYVFPENSRTNLAAKSLRMKVEPLLEKAKMAAEYLVRVSFGTTLIASIVIVYTTIIAIALSRGDDDISFPDIGLNNKGRRATSYDSGLFWYWDPNNHRRQQIHEDGVRMNFFESVFSFVFGDGDPNQGIDEERWKLIGQHILSNGGVVIAEELAPFLDLMNPNYMDNESYILPVLLQFDGQPEVDKEGNILYRFPSLQRTAARQWSGRKEYVGKIWPNWDGQVEKYLKEIKWKFSKASVSQAALVVGLGALNLLGVIILGTMLKSMTVSPSSLISSVSKLFPLLQIYAGSFFTIPFVRWFLVQKRNSAIEKRNRAREQYAQALVRPDFSLRWKLLSARDMAQRTFIGEDRIVYSTSKDLYEQDYDAQQWEQRFGEVEKSE, from the exons ATGGCAGCCATTTATTCCACAAGCTTCTTCATTGTGAAACAATTAAAGATTCAATCTTTTAATTCTGAAACATTCAAATTTATCACTAAAACTTATGGGTCTTTAAGATATAACAAAAAAACTCATGGGTCTTTGAGGAAAAAGCTGATACTTAGTTGCAGTAGACGTTTAGTGGAGAGTGATCAGCTGCGGTGGGATGTACCGAAGAGAGCTATGGATGCAATTGAATCATTGGGAAGGAGGGTGACAGTTGGGGATGTTGCCAGCAAGGCTGGCCTTCAGTTGAGTGAAGCACAGATAGCTTTGCAAGCTTTGGCTACTGATACTAATGGCTTTTTGGAG GTGTCTGATGAAGGCGATGTCCTATATGTGTTTCCCGAGAATTCTCGAACAAATCTTGCTGCTAAATCACTTAGGATGAAAGTTGAGCCTTTGCTGGAGAAAGCAAAG ATGGCAGCAGAATATTTAGTCAGGGTTTCCTTTGGTACCACACTGATCGCTTCAATTGTTATTGTCTATACGACCATAATCGCCATTGCCTTAAGTAGAGG TGATGATGACATAAGCTTTCCTGACATTGGTTTAAACAATAAGGGAAGGCGAGCGACATCTTATGATAGTGGTCTGTTCTG GTATTGGGATCCAAACAATCATAGGCGACAACAAATTCACGAAGATGGTGTCAggatgaacttctttgaatct GTTTTCTCCTTTGTATTTGGTGATGGTGATCCAAATCAAGGTATTGATGAAGAGAGGTGGAAGTTG ATAGGACAACATATATTGTCAAATGGTGGTGTTGTCATTGCTGAAGAACTTGCCCCCTTTCTCGATCTAATGAATCCCAACTACATG GATAATGAATCATATATCCTTCCGGTGCTATTGCAGTTTGATGGTCAGCCAGAAGTAGATAAGGAG GGAAATATTCTGTATCGATTCCCATCACTCCAGCGTACAGCTGCTCGCCAATGGAGCGGAAGGAAGGAGTACGTAGGGAAAATATGGCCTAACTGGGATGGACAGGTTGAGAAATATCTGAAAGAAATAAAGTGGAAATTTAG TAAAGCTAGTGTATCACAAGCAGCATTGGTCGTTGGTTTGGGTGCGCTGAATTTACTTGGAGTTATCATTCTTGGTACCATGTTGAA GAGCATGACTGTTAGTCCAAGTAGCCTCATTTCGTCTGTGTCCAAGTTATTTCCATTACTTCAG ATTTATGCTGGCTCATTTTTCACCATTCCTTTTGTTCGCTGGTTTCTTGTTCAAAAGAGAAATTCTGCAATTGAAAAGAGAAATCGAGCTAGGGAACAATATGCCCAAGCACTTGTGCGTCCCGATTTCTCACTAAGATGGAAG